The sequence GAGAAGCCAATTAAGGGGGTCAGCGCGCGGCTCATTCTTGAGGGCGTGAGGCGAGCGGGGCACAGCTCGGCGCATTTTGTCAAGGAGATGACCCAAGCGGCCCAGCGCCTCGTGAACGAGGCGCGGCCGGGGGACATGATCATCATCTTGGGGGCAGGGGACATCTACAAGATAGGCGAGGTCGTTCTTAGTGGACTTCAGCAGAGATTTGGGGGGGAGGGCTGATGGCGCAGGCAAGCATCGGGGCAGCAGGTTGGAGAGAGAATCTGTCCGGGCTATGCACCCAGGTGGGGTGCCATCCCATCTGGGATGAGCCACTGAGCATGCACACGTCCTTCGGGGTTGGCGGGCCGGCCGATGGATTTGTCGAGCCTGCAACGGTTGAGCAGTTGGCGGCGCTCGGCGAGTTCTGTGGGGCCTACTCGGTGCCGCTTTTCATACTTGGCAACGGGACAAACGTGATTGTAAACGACAGGGGCTTCCGAGGGGTCGTAGTGACGCTGAAGAGGCTTGAACACGAGGCCAACGCGACGACCGATGGAGAGTTTATCCGCGCCGGCAGACCCCTCGCCGCCCTTGTTAGCTCTACTGTCAAAAAAGGCCTTTCGGGCCTAGAGCCCTTGACGGACATCCCAGGCACTGTGGGAGGCGCTGTGTTTCTGAACGCGGGGGCGTTCGGGCGTTCGGTCTGGGACTGCCTCGAGAGGGTCTGGCTCATGTTCGGGGATGGCGGCATTGAGGCTTTCCAAAGCTCCGACTTCCAGTCGTCCTATCGCGATTCAGGCATCATCCCGGGCGAGATAGTGCTTGGAGCGACGTTTCGACTGCAGGAGTGCGATCCCAACGAGGCAGCCGAGGCGGTTCGGGGTTACTCACAGCGCCGGGCTGAATCGCAACCGCTCTCTCACAAGAGCGCCGGATGCGTATTCAAGAATCCCGCCGGCCTTAGCGCCGGAGAGCTCATCGAAAAGGCAGGGCTGAAGGGGCGTAGCGTTGGCTCGGCAAGGATATCGAATAAGCACGGCAATTTCATCCTTAATGAAGGTAGAGGGTTGGCGGCGGACATCCTGTCGTTGATTAGGCTTGTCAGGGATGAGGTCAAGAGATCGACCGGGGTGGTGCTCACAACCGAGGTGCAGGTCCTTGGCGAATATGGGTTGATGGAGGTTTGAGGCTGTGTCTATTGGGGTCAGAAACGAACTCGTAGAAGGCGGAAGGATGAAGGATGAAGGATGAAGGCGAACTGACAACTGACAACGGGCAACCGATGACTGGCGACTGCCAACTCGCAAGGTGATTAGATGAGAATCAAGCGGATAGAAGCCGCGCGGCAACGAATCGATTTCTGCTATAGACCGCCCTTGCCCAGGCCGCCCGTGAAGAAGCGACACAGCCGCACCTGGCCAAAGGGTATAGCGAGCTTGGTTACCGTTGGGGCCGTTGGAGGAGCGCTTGTGGGGCTGATGCTCTTTGCACCGACAAGGGCTGTCCTGGGGAAACTCTTTGACTCTTTATTCTCCGTTCGCCAGATACTGATCGAGGCGCCGGGCGACATCGACACCACCCAGGCGGCGTCCAGCTGCTTGGGCAACATTGGGCGATCGCTTCTCGACGTTTCGGTCGGGGACATGAGAAGCGAGTTTGCGAGTATGCCATCGGTGAAGAGCGCAACGGTGAAGAAGCTGTATCCCTCGACCCTTGTAGTGAACGTTCAAGGCCGGAGGGCGAGGTTTGTGACGGAGCTTAAGGGCAGAGGTTGGGGCCTTTCTGACGACGGCGTCCTTGTGCCTTTGCCAAGTGAGCTAGCGGCGGCCGGACTTCCCTCTTTGCAGGGGCTCACGTTCAGCAACGTTGGTCTTGGTGGCAAGGTGCAGGAGGAGTTTCTCCCAGACCTGGTCTCGCTGTGCGATTCGCTCTTAGCTTTGGGCTATCTAGGCCCTCATTCGCGGGTGGAGGTCGTTGACCAGATTGAGGTTCGTGTGTGGCCCCACGCAGGTGGTACGGCGCTCGTTTTCTCGCTGGATGCATTCAATGGACAGATACATAAGTATGTTATGGCAAAAGACTACGTCGCTCGTCAAAAGGGAGAATTCCGGTCAGTGGACCTCAGATTCAGGGGCCAGATCATCCTAAGAAAAAAGACCTGAGAGGATTGGAGGGAGAATGTTCGGTCGAACGCCGCGGATTGTCTCGGCCCTAGATGTAGGTTCAGAAACAACACGGGCTGCTATCGCCCAGATAGTAGAGGAGGATTTGGAGCTGGGGGATGATGAGGTGAGCACTGCGCCGCTGAAGATCATCGGCGTGGGCGAGGTGAGAACCAGGGGTGTCGAGCGGGGAGAGTTCGTTGACATCAGCAAGGTCGCAGACTCGATCAGGACAGCCACCGAGCAGGCCTCGGTGATGGCATCGACCGGGGTCAAAGATGTTGTCGTATCCTTGAACGGTCGGCACACACGCTCGGTCGATAGCGTGGGAACTATATCGCTCAGTGGGTCTTCCTCGTCCAAGGACACCTGCGCCATGCGAGCAATCGTCGAGAGCGATCTTCGCCACGCGCTTGAAGACGCGAAGTCCGTTACGGTTCACTCTGATGAGAGAATGCTGCATACGATTCTCCAGGATTTCGCGGTCGATAG is a genomic window of bacterium containing:
- a CDS encoding FtsQ-type POTRA domain-containing protein, coding for MRIKRIEAARQRIDFCYRPPLPRPPVKKRHSRTWPKGIASLVTVGAVGGALVGLMLFAPTRAVLGKLFDSLFSVRQILIEAPGDIDTTQAASSCLGNIGRSLLDVSVGDMRSEFASMPSVKSATVKKLYPSTLVVNVQGRRARFVTELKGRGWGLSDDGVLVPLPSELAAAGLPSLQGLTFSNVGLGGKVQEEFLPDLVSLCDSLLALGYLGPHSRVEVVDQIEVRVWPHAGGTALVFSLDAFNGQIHKYVMAKDYVARQKGEFRSVDLRFRGQIILRKKT
- the murB gene encoding UDP-N-acetylmuramate dehydrogenase → MAQASIGAAGWRENLSGLCTQVGCHPIWDEPLSMHTSFGVGGPADGFVEPATVEQLAALGEFCGAYSVPLFILGNGTNVIVNDRGFRGVVVTLKRLEHEANATTDGEFIRAGRPLAALVSSTVKKGLSGLEPLTDIPGTVGGAVFLNAGAFGRSVWDCLERVWLMFGDGGIEAFQSSDFQSSYRDSGIIPGEIVLGATFRLQECDPNEAAEAVRGYSQRRAESQPLSHKSAGCVFKNPAGLSAGELIEKAGLKGRSVGSARISNKHGNFILNEGRGLAADILSLIRLVRDEVKRSTGVVLTTEVQVLGEYGLMEV